A genomic window from Silene latifolia isolate original U9 population chromosome 11, ASM4854445v1, whole genome shotgun sequence includes:
- the LOC141612184 gene encoding aquaporin TIP4-1: MAKIALGTSREVIQPDCIQALIVEFIVTFLFVFAGVGSAMAAEKAGASTIVGLLLVGITHAFAAAVMIAAGFNISGGHLNPAVTIGLAVGGHITVVRSLLYWIDQCLASAAACFLLTYLTGGLATPIHSLAKEMNPLQGILMEVVLTFSLIFTVYTTMVDPKKGPLQGQGILLVGLVVGANIFAGGLFSGASMNPARSFGPALVSGDWTDHWVYWVGPLIGGALAGLICENFFIVRSHVPLPRDEEF; this comes from the exons ATGGCGAAAATAGCCTTGGGCACAAGCCGGGAGGTAATACAACCAGATTGCATTCAAGCCCTCATTGTTGAATTTATTGTTACTTTCCTCTTCGTCTTCGCTGGTGTCGGATCCGCTATGGCAGCCG AGAAAGCAGGAGCAAGTACAATAGTGGGACTATTGTTGGTGGGAATAACACATGCATTTGCAGCAGCAGTGATGATAGCTGCTGGATTCAATATTTCGGGCGGACACCTTAATCCTGCGGTCACAATCGGACTGGCTGTTGGTGGACATATCACAGTCGTTAGATCTCTTCTTTATTGGATTGACCAATGTCTCGCTTCCGCTGCTGCTTGTTTCTTGCTTACCTATCTCACTGGAGGCTTG GCAACTCCCATACATTCACTTGCAAAGGAGATGAATCCATTACAAGGAATATTGATGGAGGTGGTGTTGACTTTTTCACTAATCTTCACAGTCTACACAACCATGGTGGACCCAAAGAAGGGCCCACTTCAAGGTCAAGGAATATTGTTAGTTGGACTTGTTGTTGGGGCCAACATTTTTGCTGGTGGGCTTTTCTCTGGGGCTTCCATGAACCCGGCTAGGTCATTTGGGCCAGCTTTAGTTAGCGGTGATTGGACCGATCACTGGGTGTATTGGGTTGGCCCACTTATTGGTGGTGCTCTTGCTGGCCTTATTTGTGAGAACTTCTTCATTGTTAGATCTCATGTTCCCCTTCCTAGAGATGAGGAGTTCTAG